In a single window of the Ignavibacteria bacterium genome:
- a CDS encoding XTP/dITP diphosphatase codes for MKKIFIASKNKGKISEIRSYLTGFGIEVFSMLDSHEIHDIEETGDSFEDNALLKAKAVYEIVKIPVLADDSGLEVDLLDGKPGIYSARYSGINANDNSNNEKLLAELGNSPEDRRTARFRCVLCLYDGENSRFFDGVCEGRIDFSIKGNNGFGYDPLFIPSGYSNTFGELSNEVKSRISHRAKALLSLKKYLELEKSM; via the coding sequence ATGAAGAAGATATTTATTGCTTCAAAAAATAAAGGAAAGATCTCGGAGATCAGGTCATACCTTACAGGATTCGGCATAGAAGTATTTTCAATGCTTGATTCCCATGAGATCCATGATATTGAAGAAACAGGTGATTCCTTTGAAGATAATGCACTCCTTAAAGCTAAAGCTGTTTATGAAATTGTAAAGATCCCGGTTCTTGCAGATGACTCCGGTCTTGAAGTTGATCTTCTTGACGGTAAACCCGGCATATATTCTGCCCGTTACAGCGGAATCAACGCCAATGATAACAGTAACAATGAAAAACTGCTTGCTGAGCTTGGTAATTCTCCGGAAGACAGAAGGACAGCCCGTTTCAGGTGTGTGCTGTGTTTATATGATGGAGAAAATTCACGATTTTTTGACGGAGTATGTGAGGGAAGAATTGATTTTTCAATAAAAGGAAATAATGGATTTGGATATGATCCATTGTTTATCCCTTCCGGGTATTCAAATACTTTTGGAGAGTTATCAAATGAAGTAAAAAGCCGGATTTCACACCGTGCTAAAGCACTTTTGAGCCTAAAAAAATACCTGGAACTAGAGAAAAGTATGTAA